In the genome of Desulfuromonadales bacterium, one region contains:
- the pal gene encoding peptidoglycan-associated lipoprotein Pal, which yields MKKNNILRLMVTIAMAALLAAGCAKKPAPEVVAPAPAPPPPAYEQPMVSEMPPQPVPGLQEQAVAEMPVAPEMVAVAGLQRINFAYDQYTLSDQAREVLAGNAAWMKANPGARVIVEGHCDERGSDEYNLALGERRALAAQNYLVSLGIAAGRLSTVSYGEERPLAPGKGETAWAQNRRAEFKVVK from the coding sequence ATGAAAAAAAACAACATCCTGAGACTGATGGTGACGATTGCCATGGCGGCCCTGCTGGCTGCCGGCTGCGCCAAGAAACCGGCTCCCGAGGTGGTCGCTCCCGCTCCTGCGCCGCCGCCGCCGGCATACGAACAGCCGATGGTTTCCGAAATGCCGCCCCAGCCGGTGCCGGGGCTCCAGGAGCAGGCGGTAGCGGAGATGCCGGTCGCTCCCGAGATGGTCGCCGTTGCCGGCCTGCAACGGATCAATTTCGCCTACGATCAGTACACCCTCAGCGACCAGGCGCGTGAAGTTCTGGCCGGCAATGCCGCCTGGATGAAGGCCAACCCCGGGGCCAGGGTGATCGTCGAGGGGCATTGCGACGAGCGCGGCTCCGACGAGTACAACCTCGCCCTCGGTGAGCGGCGAGCTCTGGCCGCGCAGAACTATCTGGTTTCCCTCGGCATCGCTGCCGGCCGTCTGTCGACCGTCTCCTACGGCGAAGAGCGCCCCCTCGCTCCGGGCAAGGGCGAAACGGCCTGGGCCCAGAACCGCCGGGCCGAATTCAAGGTTGTCAAGTAA
- the tolB gene encoding Tol-Pal system beta propeller repeat protein TolB — MIRSLLFTLIGLALFSGSALAQIEITAPGQQAIPLAVTRFLPLDGAVRPEIAAEVAAVLQSDLDLSGLFRLIDPAAFLSDAQKPGLNSTQVDFGQWRLLGAEAVIKGAYTLKGDQLTLEARLFDTTGRRLLTGRRYLGKTSDARRMAHAFADEVLKSLTGEAGPFSSRIAYISNQTGHKELYLMEVDGHQSTRVTDHRSIVLNPDFSPVGKELIFTSYRAGFPDLYRKEINSGREARISHRKGLNIAGRYRPDGREIALTLSQDGNSEIYLIGTDGTLHKRLTNDWGIDVDASWSPRGDAIAFVSDRQGNPHVFIMDVIGGKVRRLTEAGKYNATPAWSPKGDRIAFSRLEEGRFDIYTIRPDGSDERRLTFGPGSKEHPRWSPDGRFLVYSSDQGGAKAIYLMRADGTGGRRISPAGGASSHPAWSGRW; from the coding sequence CCGGGCCAGCAGGCCATCCCGCTGGCGGTGACCCGCTTCCTCCCCCTCGACGGGGCGGTGCGTCCGGAAATCGCCGCCGAGGTCGCCGCGGTGCTGCAGTCCGACCTCGACCTCTCCGGCCTCTTCCGCCTGATCGACCCGGCCGCCTTCCTCTCCGATGCCCAAAAGCCCGGCCTCAACAGCACCCAGGTCGACTTTGGCCAGTGGCGGCTGCTCGGCGCCGAGGCGGTAATCAAGGGGGCCTATACGCTCAAGGGTGATCAGCTCACCCTCGAGGCACGCCTTTTCGATACGACCGGCCGGCGCCTGCTCACCGGCCGGCGCTATCTCGGCAAGACGAGCGATGCGCGGCGCATGGCCCATGCCTTCGCCGACGAAGTGCTGAAGAGCCTGACCGGCGAGGCGGGGCCTTTCAGCTCCCGCATCGCCTACATCTCCAACCAGACCGGCCACAAGGAGCTCTACTTGATGGAGGTGGACGGGCACCAGTCGACCCGCGTCACCGACCATCGCTCCATCGTCCTCAATCCTGATTTTTCGCCCGTCGGCAAGGAACTGATCTTCACCTCCTACCGGGCGGGGTTTCCCGACCTCTACCGCAAGGAGATCAATTCCGGCCGCGAGGCGCGCATCTCCCATCGCAAGGGGCTCAACATCGCCGGCCGCTACCGCCCGGACGGCCGGGAAATCGCGCTCACCCTCTCCCAGGACGGCAATTCGGAAATCTACCTGATCGGCACCGACGGCACGCTGCACAAGCGATTGACCAACGACTGGGGTATCGACGTCGACGCCAGCTGGAGCCCGCGGGGGGATGCGATCGCCTTCGTCTCCGATCGCCAGGGCAATCCCCACGTCTTCATCATGGATGTGATCGGGGGCAAGGTGCGGCGCCTGACTGAAGCCGGCAAGTACAACGCCACTCCCGCCTGGAGCCCGAAGGGGGACCGCATTGCCTTCTCCCGTCTGGAGGAGGGGCGGTTCGATATATACACCATCCGGCCCGACGGCAGCGACGAGCGGCGCCTGACCTTCGGCCCGGGGAGCAAGGAACACCCCCGCTGGAGTCCGGACGGCCGGTTTCTCGTCTACTCCTCCGACCAGGGGGGCGCCAAGGCGATCTACCTCATGCGGGCCGACGGCACCGGCGGCCGGCGCATCTCGCCCGCCGGGGGGGCCAGCAGCCACCCGGCCTGGTCCGGCCGCTGGTAA